Proteins encoded together in one Musa acuminata AAA Group cultivar baxijiao chromosome BXJ3-6, Cavendish_Baxijiao_AAA, whole genome shotgun sequence window:
- the LOC135585624 gene encoding protein SET DOMAIN GROUP 41-like isoform X1 yields MNEKGREKSMENMFRTAATSAEEEPREHPAMEMRAREETGLARDMTPPIPPLAAALHRCFLPSRCSACFRPLDSFLPCAACRGASRYCSAACSAADSSAHAASGECCLLRDHHPDGDTSDLRAALRLLHSLETLGMGILPPASLPDQPRRIAGLLASDLEKVLEEGGEVAERILEGAALMSLARGRGRSREADFDGGAASPEVVLWAVLRNSVEVHISEVGALGVAVYGPGFSWFNHSCVPNACYRFELGYRFGEPGPVTPESFLASSAAAGVATDAWNAWIYGESRLACVSLLGFSKFGPRVTVRSIKPIMKGEEVCVTYVDLLQPKVERQDDLWEKYRFVCCCGRCGASSPLYMDFVLNCDARELSLDNCSNSTDPCCEEFADILDQAIADYTLDENPEACCEKLESMLFCSSQDKEFHAGGRIKLHTLHHLPLNAYITLSSAYRTRLFNLLAISLDEGNNSEAFKMGRAAASYSLLLAGTVHHLFLSEPSLIATTAHFLVSAAESTCGILRIPGWSLNANQCKSDIDSVLCHYQSIMMEHSLDECKATSMRFLGCISEILSRTWPFLTEGLPYLESINSPVDFSWLGPNVINPQCFANPRGISDFINKDRSGCRHHEDIFIEDKRRFLFQLVVHCFAYGRYLASICYGPQCNLADHVEIMLHGFL; encoded by the exons ATGAATGAAAAGGGGAGAGAGAAGAGTATGGAAAACATGTTTCGCACTGCAGCAACAAGCGCCGAAGAGGAGCCCCGAGAACACCCGGCGATGGAGATGCGGGCGCGCGAAGAGACGGGGTTGGCGCGAGACATGACCCCACCCATTCCGCCCCTCGCCGCTGCCCTCCACCGCTGCTTCCTGCCATCCCGTTGCTCTGCTTGCTTCCGACCACTCGATTCCTTCCTCCCCTGCGCCGCCTGCCGAGGCGCCTCTCGCTACTGCTCTGCCGCCTGCTCCGCTGCCGACTCCTCCGCCCACGCCGCCAGCGGCGAGTGCTGCCTCCTCCGCGACCACCATCCTGACGGCGACACCTCCGACCTCCGCGCGGCGCTCCGGCTCCTCCACTCCCTCGAGACACTAGGGATGGGGATTCTCCCGCCCGCTTCCCTCCCCGACCAGCCGCGCCGGATCGCCGGCTTGCTTGCGAGCGATCTCGAGAAGGTTCTGGAGGAAGGAGGGGAGGTGGCGGAGAGGATATTGGAGGGGGCGGCGCTGATGTCGCTCGCGAGGGGTAGGGGTCGATCGCGAGAGGCCGACTTCGACGGCGGGGCGGCTTCCCCGGAGGTGGTGCTCTGGGCGGTGCTAAGGAACTCCGTGGAGGTGCATATTAGCGAGGTCGGCGCACTCGGGGTCGCGGTTTACGGCCCGGGCTTCTCTTGGTTCAACCATAGCTGCGTGCCCAACGCTTGCTACCGGTTCGAACTGGGTTACCGTTTCGGAGAACCCGGTCCAGTTACGCCGGAGTCGTTTCTTGCCTCGTCTGCTGCGGCCGGAGTGGCAACAGATGCG TGGAATGCATGGATTTATGGTGAAAGCAGATTGGCTTGTG ttTCTTTATTAGGATTCTCCAAATTTGGGCCAAGGGTTACTGTCCGGAGCATAAAGCCAATCATGAAAGGCGAAGAGGTTTGCGTTACGTACGTCGACCTGCTACAACCCAAG GTCGAGAGACAAGATGATTTGTGGGAAAAATATCGATTTGTTTGCTGCTGTGGACGATGTGGTGCATCATCACCATTATATATGGATTTTGTTCTGAAT TGTGATGCTAGGGAATTGAGCCTAGACAACTGCAGTAACAGCACAGATCCCTGTTGTGAAGAATTTGCTGATATACTAGATCAAGCTATAGCTGATTACACATTAGATGAGAATCCTGAAGCTTGCTGTGAGAAGCTTGAAAGCATGCTTTTCTGTAGCTCTCAagacaaagagtttcatgctggaGGAAGAATCAAAttgcatactcttcatcatcttccTCTTAATGCATACATCACCCTCTCATCTGCATATCGGACACGTCTGTTCAACTTGCTTGCCATCTCTTTGGATGAAGGTAACAATTCTGAGGCCTTTAAGATGGGCAGAGCTGCTGCATCATACTCTTTGCTACTTGCTGGCACCGTGCACCATTTGTTCTTGTCTGAACCCTCCTTGATAGCAACCACTGCACATTTCCTTGTAAGTGCAGCTGAATCTACATGCGGCATTCTTAGAATTCCAGGGTGGTCACTAAATGCAAATCAATGCAAGTCAGACATTGACTCAGTATTATGTCATTATCAGAGTATCATGATGGAACATTCATTGGATGAGTGCAAGGCAACATCAATGAGGTTTCTGGGATGTATTTCAGAAATTCTATCAAGAACCTGGCCGTTTTTAACTGAAGGTTTGCCTTACTTGGAAAGCATAAACAGCCCAGTAGATTTTAGTTGGCTTGGTCCGAATGTCATAAATCCTCAGTGTTTTGCCAATCCGAGAGGGATATCTGACTTCATTAATAAAGATCGCTCTGGGTGTAGACATCATGAAGATATATTCATCGAAGACAAAAGGAGGTTCTTGTTTCAGCTTGTTGTTCATTGCTTCGCTTACGGTAGATATCTGGCAAGCATATGCTATGGACCACAATGCAATTTGGCAGATCATGTAGAGATTATGCTTCATGGTTTTTTATGA
- the LOC135639743 gene encoding syntaxin-61-like isoform X2: MAAAQDPFYIVKGEIQESIDKLQVTFHQWEQTPSNTGERVHLTKELLTSCESIEWQVDELDKAIAVAARDPAWYGLDEVELEKRRRWTSTAHNQVGRTRRTVETGKVKQNLFSSGANGVRKELMKLPNDHASQAGRSNHYVNQDNDDFISSESDQQLLLVKKQDEELDELSASVRRIGHVGLTIHDELIGQEKILDELGMEMETTSNRLNFVQKKVALVMKKAGAKGQIMMIAFLRPPY, translated from the exons ATGGCTGCTGCTCAAGATCCGTTCTATATTGTCAAAGGGGAGATTCAGGAGTCT ATTGACAAACTGCAAGTTACTTTTCATCAATGGGAACAAACCCCTTCAAACACCGGAGAGCGTGTACATCTGACAAAAGAGCTCCTGACCAGCTGTGAAAGCATAGAATGGCAG GTAGATGAATTGGACAAGGCAATTGCAGTGGCTGCAAGAGATCCTGCTTGGTATGGTCTTGATGAGGTTGAACTTGAAAAGCGTAGGAGATGGACTAGCACTGCTCATAATCAG GTCGGGAGGACTAGGAGAACTGTAGAAACTGGAAAGGTGAAGCAGAATTTATTCAGCTCAGGTGCAAATGGTGTGCGCAAAGAGCTGATGAAGCTTCCAAATGATCATGCTTCCCAGGCAGGCAGATCGAACCACTACGTTAACCaagataatgatgattttatatcttCAGAATCAGATCAGCAGCTGCTCCTCGTAAA gaaacaagatgaggagcTGGATGAGCTTAGTGCTAGTGTTCGGAGAATTGGTCATGTAGGACTTACCATACATGATGAACTTATTGGGCAG GAAAAAATCTTGGACGAACTAGGCATGGAGATGGAGACTACTTCAAACAGGCTCAACTTTGTCCAG AAGAAAGTTGCTTTGGTGATGAAGAAGGCTGGTGCCAAGGGCCAAATCATGATGATAGCATTCTTG AGGCCTCCTTACTGA
- the LOC135639743 gene encoding syntaxin-61-like isoform X1, producing the protein MAAAQDPFYIVKGEIQESIDKLQVTFHQWEQTPSNTGERVHLTKELLTSCESIEWQVDELDKAIAVAARDPAWYGLDEVELEKRRRWTSTAHNQVGRTRRTVETGKVKQNLFSSGANGVRKELMKLPNDHASQAGRSNHYVNQDNDDFISSESDQQLLLVKKQDEELDELSASVRRIGHVGLTIHDELIGQEKILDELGMEMETTSNRLNFVQKKVALVMKKAGAKGQIMMIAFLVVLFIILFILVFFT; encoded by the exons ATGGCTGCTGCTCAAGATCCGTTCTATATTGTCAAAGGGGAGATTCAGGAGTCT ATTGACAAACTGCAAGTTACTTTTCATCAATGGGAACAAACCCCTTCAAACACCGGAGAGCGTGTACATCTGACAAAAGAGCTCCTGACCAGCTGTGAAAGCATAGAATGGCAG GTAGATGAATTGGACAAGGCAATTGCAGTGGCTGCAAGAGATCCTGCTTGGTATGGTCTTGATGAGGTTGAACTTGAAAAGCGTAGGAGATGGACTAGCACTGCTCATAATCAG GTCGGGAGGACTAGGAGAACTGTAGAAACTGGAAAGGTGAAGCAGAATTTATTCAGCTCAGGTGCAAATGGTGTGCGCAAAGAGCTGATGAAGCTTCCAAATGATCATGCTTCCCAGGCAGGCAGATCGAACCACTACGTTAACCaagataatgatgattttatatcttCAGAATCAGATCAGCAGCTGCTCCTCGTAAA gaaacaagatgaggagcTGGATGAGCTTAGTGCTAGTGTTCGGAGAATTGGTCATGTAGGACTTACCATACATGATGAACTTATTGGGCAG GAAAAAATCTTGGACGAACTAGGCATGGAGATGGAGACTACTTCAAACAGGCTCAACTTTGTCCAG AAGAAAGTTGCTTTGGTGATGAAGAAGGCTGGTGCCAAGGGCCAAATCATGATGATAGCATTCTTGGTAGTGCtctttataattctttttattttgGTGTTCTTCACGTAG
- the LOC135585624 gene encoding protein SET DOMAIN GROUP 41-like isoform X2, with translation MNEKGREKSMENMFRTAATSAEEEPREHPAMEMRAREETGLARDMTPPIPPLAAALHRCFLPSRCSACFRPLDSFLPCAACRGASRYCSAACSAADSSAHAASGECCLLRDHHPDGDTSDLRAALRLLHSLETLGMGILPPASLPDQPRRIAGLLASDLEKVLEEGGEVAERILEGAALMSLARGRGRSREADFDGGAASPEVVLWAVLRNSVEVHISEVGALGVAVYGPGFSWFNHSCVPNACYRFELGYRFGEPGPVTPESFLASSAAAGVATDAWNAWIYGESRLACGFSKFGPRVTVRSIKPIMKGEEVCVTYVDLLQPKVERQDDLWEKYRFVCCCGRCGASSPLYMDFVLNCDARELSLDNCSNSTDPCCEEFADILDQAIADYTLDENPEACCEKLESMLFCSSQDKEFHAGGRIKLHTLHHLPLNAYITLSSAYRTRLFNLLAISLDEGNNSEAFKMGRAAASYSLLLAGTVHHLFLSEPSLIATTAHFLVSAAESTCGILRIPGWSLNANQCKSDIDSVLCHYQSIMMEHSLDECKATSMRFLGCISEILSRTWPFLTEGLPYLESINSPVDFSWLGPNVINPQCFANPRGISDFINKDRSGCRHHEDIFIEDKRRFLFQLVVHCFAYGRYLASICYGPQCNLADHVEIMLHGFL, from the exons ATGAATGAAAAGGGGAGAGAGAAGAGTATGGAAAACATGTTTCGCACTGCAGCAACAAGCGCCGAAGAGGAGCCCCGAGAACACCCGGCGATGGAGATGCGGGCGCGCGAAGAGACGGGGTTGGCGCGAGACATGACCCCACCCATTCCGCCCCTCGCCGCTGCCCTCCACCGCTGCTTCCTGCCATCCCGTTGCTCTGCTTGCTTCCGACCACTCGATTCCTTCCTCCCCTGCGCCGCCTGCCGAGGCGCCTCTCGCTACTGCTCTGCCGCCTGCTCCGCTGCCGACTCCTCCGCCCACGCCGCCAGCGGCGAGTGCTGCCTCCTCCGCGACCACCATCCTGACGGCGACACCTCCGACCTCCGCGCGGCGCTCCGGCTCCTCCACTCCCTCGAGACACTAGGGATGGGGATTCTCCCGCCCGCTTCCCTCCCCGACCAGCCGCGCCGGATCGCCGGCTTGCTTGCGAGCGATCTCGAGAAGGTTCTGGAGGAAGGAGGGGAGGTGGCGGAGAGGATATTGGAGGGGGCGGCGCTGATGTCGCTCGCGAGGGGTAGGGGTCGATCGCGAGAGGCCGACTTCGACGGCGGGGCGGCTTCCCCGGAGGTGGTGCTCTGGGCGGTGCTAAGGAACTCCGTGGAGGTGCATATTAGCGAGGTCGGCGCACTCGGGGTCGCGGTTTACGGCCCGGGCTTCTCTTGGTTCAACCATAGCTGCGTGCCCAACGCTTGCTACCGGTTCGAACTGGGTTACCGTTTCGGAGAACCCGGTCCAGTTACGCCGGAGTCGTTTCTTGCCTCGTCTGCTGCGGCCGGAGTGGCAACAGATGCG TGGAATGCATGGATTTATGGTGAAAGCAGATTGGCTTGTG GATTCTCCAAATTTGGGCCAAGGGTTACTGTCCGGAGCATAAAGCCAATCATGAAAGGCGAAGAGGTTTGCGTTACGTACGTCGACCTGCTACAACCCAAG GTCGAGAGACAAGATGATTTGTGGGAAAAATATCGATTTGTTTGCTGCTGTGGACGATGTGGTGCATCATCACCATTATATATGGATTTTGTTCTGAAT TGTGATGCTAGGGAATTGAGCCTAGACAACTGCAGTAACAGCACAGATCCCTGTTGTGAAGAATTTGCTGATATACTAGATCAAGCTATAGCTGATTACACATTAGATGAGAATCCTGAAGCTTGCTGTGAGAAGCTTGAAAGCATGCTTTTCTGTAGCTCTCAagacaaagagtttcatgctggaGGAAGAATCAAAttgcatactcttcatcatcttccTCTTAATGCATACATCACCCTCTCATCTGCATATCGGACACGTCTGTTCAACTTGCTTGCCATCTCTTTGGATGAAGGTAACAATTCTGAGGCCTTTAAGATGGGCAGAGCTGCTGCATCATACTCTTTGCTACTTGCTGGCACCGTGCACCATTTGTTCTTGTCTGAACCCTCCTTGATAGCAACCACTGCACATTTCCTTGTAAGTGCAGCTGAATCTACATGCGGCATTCTTAGAATTCCAGGGTGGTCACTAAATGCAAATCAATGCAAGTCAGACATTGACTCAGTATTATGTCATTATCAGAGTATCATGATGGAACATTCATTGGATGAGTGCAAGGCAACATCAATGAGGTTTCTGGGATGTATTTCAGAAATTCTATCAAGAACCTGGCCGTTTTTAACTGAAGGTTTGCCTTACTTGGAAAGCATAAACAGCCCAGTAGATTTTAGTTGGCTTGGTCCGAATGTCATAAATCCTCAGTGTTTTGCCAATCCGAGAGGGATATCTGACTTCATTAATAAAGATCGCTCTGGGTGTAGACATCATGAAGATATATTCATCGAAGACAAAAGGAGGTTCTTGTTTCAGCTTGTTGTTCATTGCTTCGCTTACGGTAGATATCTGGCAAGCATATGCTATGGACCACAATGCAATTTGGCAGATCATGTAGAGATTATGCTTCATGGTTTTTTATGA
- the LOC103988466 gene encoding exocyst complex component EXO70C2, with protein sequence MATYETGDEKWPSGGAESSLLDAIDRVSKLTTGLRKFSSEPKYQQAMNRSGTVLHQAMCFLEDEFHSLLQDARTKQEAVSSSSKTKPQPSFSRLYEFDRHVPPSSEPSSCVPSPAYPPEAVERLHKIADAMISAGYDAECCQVFAVARRNAFEAGLPSLGFEKVSIEDVLKMAWESLESEIATWIKAFRHTITASISAERELCEAVFASHRAISDRLFRSLAHCAIIQLLTFAEAVTMTKRSAEKLFKVLDIYEAMRDVMPTVDALLPDEADQEESSILVDPKTEISSVRFRLGEAAVAIFCELESSIKADSSKTPVPGGAVHPLTRYVTNYLKYACEYKNTLEQVFKEHRHSEKPSSTDGDGDNSRGSGGGGRGDNRGNNGGNGNYNPFAAQLVGAMDLLHSNLESKSKLYKDLALSNIFLMNNGRYVAKKVKGSPEIHQLVGETWYRKRSSDLRQYHKNYQRETWSKLLACLRDDGLQVKGSVYKPLLKERFKSFNAMFEDIHKAQSSWVVSDEQLQSELRVSVSAVVVPAYRSFLGRFSQYLDPGRQTEKYIKFGAEDLENLIDELFDGNPSSMASKRRT encoded by the coding sequence ATGGCCACGTACGAAACAGGCGACGAGAAGTGGCCCTCCGGTGGTGCCGAGTCGTCGCTTCTCGATGCGATCGACAGGGTCTCGAAGCTGACGACGGGGTTGAGGAAGTTCTCGTCGGAGCCCAAGTACCAGCAGGCGATGAACCGATCCGGCACCGTCCTCCACCAGGCCATGTGCTTCCTCGAAGATGAGTTCCACTCGTTGCTTCAGGACGCCAGAACAAAGCAGGAGGCCGTCAGCAGCAGCTCCAAGACCAAGCCGCAGCCCTCGTTCAGCCGCCTCTACGAGTTCGATCGCCACGTGCCACCCTCGTCGGAACCAAGTTCCTGCGTGCCTTCCCCCGCGTATCCACCGGAGGCCGTCGAGAGGCTGCACAAGATCGCCGACGCCATGATCTCCGCCGGGTATGATGCCGAGTGCTGCCAGGTGTTCGCCGTCGCCCGGCGCAATGCCTTCGAGGCAGGACTGCCGAGCCTCGGTTTCGAGAAGGTCAGCATCGAGGACGTGCTGAAGATGGCATGGGAGTCCCTGGAGTCCGAGATCGCGACGTGGATCAAGGCCTTTCGGCACACCATCACGGCCTCCATCTCCGCCGAGCGCGAGCTCTGCGAGGCTGTTTTCGCCAGCCACCGCGCCATCTCCGACCGCCTCTTTCGCAGCTTAGCCCACTGCGCCATCATCCAGCTCCTCACCTTCGCGGAGgctgtcacgatgaccaaacgctCCGCCGAGAAGCTGTTCAAGGTGCTCGACATCTACGAGGCCATGCGCGACGTGATGCCGACCGTCGACGCCCTGCTCCCGGACGAAGCCGACCAGGAAGAATCCTCCATCCTTGTGGATCCCAAGACGGAGATATCCTCGGTACGGTTTCGTCTCGGAGAGGCAGCCGTCGCAATCTTCTGCGAACTGGAGAGCTCCATCAAAGCCGACAGCAGTAAGACCCCTGTGCCCGGCGGCGCAGTCCACCCGCTCACCCGCTACGTGACGAACTACCTCAAGTACGCCTGCGAGTACAAGAACACGCTGGAGCAGGTCTTCAAGGAGCACAGACATTCCGAGAAGCCATCGTCCACCGACGGGGACGGCGACAATTCACGGGGAAGCGGCGGGGGCGGCAGGGGCGACAACCGCGGCAACAATGGCGGCAACGGAAATTACAATCCGTTCGCAGCTCAACTAGTGGGGGCGATGGACTTGCTGCACTCCAATCTGGAGTCGAAATCGAAGCTGTACAAGGACCTCGCTTTGAGCAACATCTTCTTGATGAACAACGGGCGGTACGTCGCGAAGAAGGTGAAGGGGTCGCCGGAGATCCATCAGCTGGTGGGGGAGACGTGGTACCGGAAGCGGTCGTCGGACCTGAGGCAGTACCACAAGAACTACCAGCGGGAGACGTGGTCCAAGCTGCTGGCCTGCCTGCGGGACGACGGGCTCCAGGTGAAGGGGAGCGTGTACAAGCCGTTGCTCAAGGAGCGGTTCAAGAGCTTCAACGCCATGTTCGAAGACATCCACAAGGCGCAAAGCTCGTGGGTGGTGAGCGACGAGCAACTGCAGTCGGAGCTGAGGGTGTCGGTGTCGGCGGTGGTGGTGCCGGCCTACCGGTCCTTCCTGGGGAGGTTCTCGCAGTACCTCGACCCGGGGAGGCAGACGGAGAAGTACATCAAGTTCGGGGCGGAGGATCTGGAGAATCTGATCGACGAGCTGTTCGACGGCAACCCTTCTTCCATGGCGAGCAAGAGGAGGACGTGA